The Brassica napus cultivar Da-Ae chromosome C1, Da-Ae, whole genome shotgun sequence DNA segment aagaattacCGCCATTATTTATCATAATTTGTTAAAACTCTAATAATGTAGGTATATCgaacattatttttgttttcattaaaaagctgcaaattcatatatttaacATATTGAAAATGAATGACACTTCAATAAATATGCTTAAATCTCCATAGTTTAGCTTTCCTCTCAAAAAGCTTAATCAGACACAAGTAGCACATAAGCtaataaaaacactttcttttcAGAACTAGAAGCCAATAAAGATCAAAATCTTTCCGGAGATATACGATCACAAGAGAAATCTAAGCGATAACTAGTAAAGATAGACGACAAAgagtaataaaacaaaaataaaattcataccTTATATATAAGTACTAAGTAGCCTTAATTATTGTCATCGAAACGGAAGCACATATTGATTTCGAAACAACGAATAGAAACATATcaaagaaacctaaaaaaaaaaactaagatggtattttatttaaagaattacTGCCTTTATTTAGCATAATTTGTTAAAACTCTAATAATGTAGGTACatcgaacttttttttttttttcattaaaaagctgcaaattcatatatttaacATATTGAAAATGACACTTCAATAAATCTGCTTAAATCTCCATAGTTTAGCTTTCCTCTCAAAAAGCTTAATCAGAGACATATAATGCTTAATTAACAATGATTCAGTTTCTCTCTTTTtgtatattaatcaaatacaaagacaacCACAATCACTCAGTTCCATTGcatctcttctctttctccttcctGAACTTTATCCCACAAGCATTGCATAAACTCTGAAACACATTAGTTAACAACATTCATTTAGTTAAAGTTTAGGTTTAAGCAGCGCAGTTAATATCTTAAACTTATTCGAACATGGTTAATAAGTTAAAGATTTTGAGATAAGATAATGAACTTGCCTTGGGACCAAGAGGACCCTTTCGCCACATAGGAGTGTTAATTGCCTTGCAGTTCATGTTCGTACACTTCCTCATCTCGTTAATCCTTCTTGCTGTACAGGCGCCGCTGCAGCCCCAACGCCGCCCTAGAATCGCATGAGCGTCCACAGCGTTTTTAAACGTTAAAGAGTTACGTTGAGCTCTCTTAGCAGGGACATCAATCAGCACATAGTCACTTCCCGTAGGAGTCTCCGGCACAGGAGCCGGAGATGGTTGCATCGGGAAAGGTTCAAAGTTCAAGGTCTCGCCGACGCCGGCGAAGTGGTTGAAGATTAAGTTGTAGTATTGGATATTGACGTCGACGTTCTTTCTCCCACCTTCGTGGTCGTTGGTCGATTCATCGTTGTTCCAAAGAATGTGACGGCGGCCACGAATCTCACCGACATCGTTGTTGTCTCGGCGGTTACTTTCGAAGTTGTTCCCCTATTATggtgtatttttaattaattaattagcatttaatgcatatatatataatcattgtCCATTTGTAGCGCTGTTATAAAGGgtattaattacaaaaagaaaatgatgacaatgattaaatgtttttttcctcCAAATTGCAACTGTTACCTTTAAAACAGtgtggggttagttttttttccttaaacaaagattaatgaatttaatatGAGTTCAATATTCTAAATGAATGTTGATTGTTTAACTAATGTGTTTCAGAGTTGACTggttaagaaaaatgaaatgttTATTGGTTTAATTTGATACATGAAATTATTCAAATGAAAATTCTGTGTGAGATTTAAGATAAACATGTACTAAGTCATGTTTTTCAAATGTTATGTAGTGGTGATTGGTGTCATAGATCTCTAGGGTAAATTCATCAGATATTTCATGTTTTTCCAACTAAAATTTCACTGAATTATACCAAAATTACAACGATAAAAACACTTCCTACAAAATTCTGTGTGGGATTTTTCATGTTATTCATGGCTTCATCAATCAATATCAGTGAAAAggataaatattaatgaaataaaaCCTGATCAGTGGTGAGAGTGTTTAAGCTCAGATGTGTCTCAACAGTAGGACTTGGCAGACTCAACCGCAGTGTTAAATCCAATTCGTTCTCCATTTTTTCTATggaaattagaagaaaaacaTCATAAAATACATGTAACTGTTAGAAAATACTCATGTGGATTTTCATctacaaaaacatttttcggAGAACAATATAAACAAACTTAACAAATGAAAATGGGCATGAATGGTATGTGTTAATACACTTACAGAGATGACTGATTAAGCAAAATCGATCCACAAGTTTTAGTCTTAGTTTTCAGATCTGAATGTAATCGATCCACTAATTTAGTAGAGATCGTGTGTTGCTTTGGtgtaattatatatacacatagacCAATATACGGGCGTTATATTCATACAGACGCACGTATTAAGAGAGGAAGACTAAGGCATGAGAAATGTGATTATCTGCAAATCATGATTGCTACATGACAAATTAAGCTTCATTTCGAATAAAtcatttaatatgaaaaaacGGTAAAATTTCTTTAAGACGAACCATGGAAATAACATGAGAAGACTGAAGAGAATATGAGAATTTACACGAAGGGTTTGATCGGTTGAAGCCGTAGCTTTCTATTTTTTGCTCTAAGATTAAGGCTTTAAATTTTTAGCTTtggatttaatttattttgttgtagGAATTTTTTTCAGAGtactaaataaaaattctagAAAAAGTGCTCTTTTTTTTggcataaaaaaaaatgtgttttctaaATCTAACATATTTcctattttaatgttttggcTTTggattcaattttaaaaataaaatcatgatTGCTTTTAAAAATGGctatagaaattaaaaatatgtctACAACTTTGAAATAAAGCATGATTGCTTTAAAAAATGACCCTAGAAATTAAAAAGACTGTCTACATGTCTACAGCTTCTATAAACAGTACCAATCACCCCCAAAGAGACTCTTTTCAGTTTTCCcttgattttatataaaaactttgtagctaatttgattggaagatgtatattttatttatagatcttGAAgggtttttatcaaatatggaAATAAAATTATGTCCTTTCATTCCTTATcacaaaatacttatttattaaataatttactttTGAAGTTTGtgttaattatatattctttataaagattttaATGTGTTTCTGCTGGTGGCTCATTAGTGTATTTTAAATCTTTACTAAAACTACTTGGAGTAAGACTGGTAGATTAATTTGGTACAAAAAAAGTCATCTTTCTAAGAAATCAACAACTTATAAAGCTATTGAATTTGTTGTTTTGGGATGGATTTAGAGATCAATATCGAACAACACATGTCGGGATGGAAGAAATGGGGGAGGTTGTGTGGCAGTTTGGTGAGCATGGATAACTCTAACATTAAGGGCGAGGGCACGATTTTGTTCGCCAATGTATTTACTATTAGAAAGcgtttttga contains these protein-coding regions:
- the LOC106386471 gene encoding GATA transcription factor 29-like, which encodes MENELDLTLRLSLPSPTVETHLSLNTLTTDQGNNFESNRRDNNDVGEIRGRRHILWNNDESTNDHEGGRKNVDVNIQYYNLIFNHFAGVGETLNFEPFPMQPSPAPVPETPTGSDYVLIDVPAKRAQRNSLTFKNAVDAHAILGRRWGCSGACTARRINEMRKCTNMNCKAINTPMWRKGPLGPKASSLSYLKIFNLLTMFE